The following coding sequences lie in one Deltaproteobacteria bacterium genomic window:
- a CDS encoding class I SAM-dependent methyltransferase, which translates to MADAPDDADDSVRGGYARLGVAGFYAAHGEHYRNPHEAGVRAAVAAFVDRLPAGTVLDLAAGSGEVTLALRELGRDPADIVGCDPHTAVAYRERTGVVPESWSFEQLSQGLERRFAAIVCSFALHLCPPSWLPKLVFAMASASPVLLVITPHKRPELRDAWGFALDDERYFIEHRVRARLYRSRHG; encoded by the coding sequence GTGGCCGACGCACCCGACGACGCCGACGACTCGGTCCGGGGTGGCTACGCGCGCCTGGGCGTGGCCGGCTTCTACGCCGCCCACGGCGAGCACTATCGCAACCCCCACGAGGCCGGCGTGCGGGCCGCGGTGGCGGCCTTCGTCGATCGTTTGCCGGCGGGGACGGTGCTCGATCTCGCGGCCGGCTCCGGCGAGGTCACGCTCGCGCTGCGGGAGCTGGGTCGCGATCCCGCCGACATCGTCGGGTGCGATCCCCACACCGCGGTGGCGTACCGCGAACGCACCGGCGTCGTGCCCGAGTCGTGGTCGTTCGAGCAGCTGTCGCAGGGGCTCGAGCGCCGCTTCGCCGCGATCGTGTGCAGCTTCGCGCTGCACCTGTGTCCGCCATCGTGGCTGCCGAAGCTGGTGTTCGCGATGGCCAGCGCGTCGCCGGTGCTGCTCGTGATCACGCCGCACAAGCGCCCCGAGCTGCGCGACGCGTGGGGCTTCGCGCTGGACGACGAGCGCTACTTCATCGAGCATCGCGTGCGGGCGCGGCTGTACCGCAGCCGTCACGGGTGA